The proteins below come from a single Mya arenaria isolate MELC-2E11 chromosome 6, ASM2691426v1 genomic window:
- the LOC128237531 gene encoding uncharacterized protein LOC128237531, translating to MDNSYQNCLNPLWIVFILISTKCIKADICSFEAGTCGWRNVLEEDDIDWSFGDCSYFIHGNINKNGIGYQQQNTTDNCAYIESFGPHSAGHRAMLRQAVMIKTPVVISFQAFINTDAGNFRVFLNTSDKYHLFWKSNDMKRDTWEYQQINVFGKESPFWVTFDAERAFSQNFHHNKVAVDDIAVNHINFIQNIQLVDGPTPMSGRVEVLINGQWGTVCVDPDDIFFATVVCRMLGFATNNAQILSLPWGQRGTETQPIWLNRVICNGSERRLEECRSSRYDLNDCTRSDDVGVSCYNRTDTTTTPASLQEDEPGSHTNNNIFIIVCSSIAAGMFSISLCCCGYCLHRYQICSKDATGQQISQTQYEVETNANTTITANTLQSDGTHPKPDDQPPPYSETCFLPSNDGYTIQVHYHLLSEPPSYDYVMASPCDYNVHT from the exons CCGACATCTGCTCGTTTGAAGCGGGCACATGTGGGTGGAGGAATGTCCTGGAAGAAGATGACATTGACTGGAGCTTTGGAGATTGTAGTTATTTTATACACGGGAACATCAACAAAAATGGAATTGgatatcaacaacaaaatacgaCAG ATAATTGTGCGTATATTGAATCATTTGGACCGCACTCGGCCGGACACAGAGCAATGTTGAGACAAGCAGTGATGATCAAGACACCTGTTGTTATCTCATTTCAAGCTTTTATAAACACCGATGCTG gAAATTTTAGAGTGTTTCTGAATACATCAGATAAGTATCATCTATTCTGGAAATCTAATGATATGAAGAGAGACACGTGGGAATATcagcaaattaatgttttcggAAAAGAATCGCCATTTTGGGTGACATTTGATGCCGAAAGAGCGTTCTCCCAAAATTTCCACCACAATAAAGTTGCAGTAGATGATATTGCTGTTAATCATATCAACT ttattcaaaatattcaacttGTAGACGGTCCAACACCTATGTCCGGGCGAGTCGAAGTTTTGATAAATGGTCAGTGGGGGACTGTTTGTGTGGACCCTGACGATATTTTCTTTGCCACGGTTGTTTGCAGAATGTTAGGATTTGCTAC GAATAATGCACAGATACTAAGTTTGCCATGGGGTCAGCGTGGCACTGAGACACAGCCGATATGGTTAAACCGTGTTATATGTAATGGGTCTGAAAGGAGACTTGAGGAGTGTAGGAGTTCACGTTATGATTTAAACGACTGCACTCGTTCTGATGATGTTGGAGTTTCCTGCTATAATAGGACAGACACAACGACTACACCGGCTTCTTTACAAGAAG ATGAACCTGGGAGTCATACGaataacaacattttcattattgtatgCAGTTCGATAGCTGCAGGAATGTTCTCTATCAGTCTATGTTGTTGTGGATATTGTTTGCATCGTTATCAAATCTGTTCGAAAGATGCGACAGGACAGCAAATCAGTCAAACACAATATGAGGTGgaaacaaatgcaaacactACAATCACTGCAAATACCCTGCAGAGTGATGGAACACATCCCAAACCCGACGACCAACCTCCGCCTTATTCGGAGACATGCTTCTTACCCTCCAACGATGGATACACAATTCAAGTGCACTACCATCTCTTGTCCGAACCTCCATCCTATGATTATGTGATGGCTTCTCCTTGTGATTACAACGTGCATACATAG
- the LOC128237532 gene encoding bile salt-activated lipase-like: MISVLIACSLVLTIHCADLNVSTPVGVIKGVEATINIEGIRYSFKKYLGIPFAKPPVGDLRWKKPVSYGNLGVTTYEAVAYKNICPQIHLPGEEQVGVEDEDCLYLNIWVPDKTPAPDKAHAVMVFIYGGAFILGSADTYNGEELVNYGNVILVTLNYRVGPLGFLSTMDENCPGNFGFWDQRLALEWVNNNIGYFGGDSGRITIFGESAGAIGVALQSMYPSDSGKIFQRAICESGVGSVSFINYTRDTTYMVNAIAERVNCMEKSYAEIITCLRKVSWNKLMAVVMDLNENVTRLEYINFDPVLDNDFIKYDPKELKKLSADRNIEELEFFRSIDFMNGFNQYEGGVSMQYFTGGDMEAFQPTFSDFVELIPYATFVIGEVPIEVIPLIAHEYTDWTDPYNYENIRRQYAHLHGDIQFGFPAVETSLLHAGSSSQDGRSFMFHFLPSPTNRLPTTPTWLPGADHGDELAFVFGLQSDAGIKQWELDLSRKMMKYWSNFAKTGNPNAEGQDLLFWPEYTHSKQECMSFDKTMDNDSVEQHFYAEKLEFWTNVFPTTIKALEGDRTCPPIDGPVNGVGRSVTRTGHAMFVLILLFAYVLY, translated from the exons ATGATTTCTGTTTTGATAGCATGTAGCTTGGTTCTAACAATTCATTGTGCAGATTTGAATGTATCGACGCCGGTTGGGGTTATTAAAGGTGTTGAAGCGACAATTAACATTGAAGGAATtagatattcatttaaaaagtacCTTGGTATTCCGTTTGCTAAACCACCAGTCGGAGATTTACGATGGAAAAAACCGGTTTCATACGGAAATCTGGGCGTGACAACATACGAAGCAGTTGCTTACAAGAACATTTGTCCACAAATTCATCTTCCGGGCGAAGAACAAGTAGGGGTAGAGGACGAAGATTGTCTGTACCTTAACATCTGGGTTCCGGACAAGACCCCCGCTCCCGACAAGGCACATGCAGTCATGGTCTTTATATATGGAGGTGCTTTCATTTTAGGCTCTGCAGACACGTATAACGGAGAGGAACTCGTCAATTATGGTAACGTCATCTTAGTAACGTTGAATTATAGAGTCGGGCCACTTGGATTTCTTAGCACCATGGATGAGAACTGCCCGGGTAATTTTGGATTCTGGGATCAGCGACTTGCACTAGAATGGGTAAATAATAACATAGGATATTTTGGAGGAGACTCGGGGCGAATCACGATTTTCGGGGAATCTGCAGGGGCTATAGGTGTTGCTCTTCAATCCATGTACCCGAGTGATAGTGGAAAGATATTCCAAAGGGCAATATGTGAGAGCGGGGTTGGGTCTGTGAGTTTCATTAACTATACACGCGATACAACGTACATGGTGAATGCTATAGCAGAGAGGGTTAATTGTATGGAAAAAAGTTATGCAGAAATTATAACATGTCTAAGAAAGGTATCATGGAATAAACTGATGGCTGTTGTGATGGAtctaaatgaaaatgtaacacGACTTGAATATATTAACTTTGATCCTGTTCTTGACAAcgatttcataaaatatgatccgaaagagttaaaaaaactttCGGCGGACAGAAACATCGAGGAATTAGAATTTTTCCGAAGCATTGATTTTATGAACGGCTTTAATCAGTACGAAGGTGGGGTATCCATGCAATACTTCACTGGGGGAGATATGGAAGCCTTCCAGCCTACATTTTCCGATTTTGTTGAACTGATTCCTTACGCAACTTTCGTGATTGGTGAGGTTCCGATCGAGGTAATTCCGCTAATTGCTCATGAATACACAGACTGGACGGATCCGTATAATTACGAAAACATACGACGTCAGTACGCACATCTTCACGGTGATATACAGTTTGGTTTTCCAGCCGTGGAAACTTCGTTACTTCACGCAGGAAGTTCCAGTCAGGACGGAAGATCCTTCATGTTCCATTTCCTCCCTTCTCCAACCAACCGGCTTCCGACAACTCCCACCTGGCTGCCGGGAGCTGACCATGGTGATGAGTTGGCCTTCGTTTTTGGGCTGCAGTCTGATGCTGGGATCAAACAGTGGGAATTAGACCTGTCCcgtaaaatgatgaaatactGGTCAAACTTTGCAAAGACTGG AAATCCAAACGCCGAAGGCCAGGATCTTCTATTCTGGCCGGAGTACACACATTCAAAACAAGAATGCATGTCCTTTGACAAGACCATGGACAATGACTCGGTGGAACAACACTTTTATGCAGAGAAGCTGGAGTTCTGGACAAATGTGTTTCCAACTACCATAAAAGCGCTAGAAGGTGACCGAACTTGTCCTCCCATCGATGGTCCAGTTAACGGTGTTGGAAGGTCTGTGACCAGAACAGGACACGCGATGTTTGTTCTTATCTTGTTGTTTGCTTATGTTCTGTATTAG